In Nitrosospira briensis C-128, a genomic segment contains:
- a CDS encoding undecaprenyl diphosphate synthase family protein: protein MAKNRTPRHIGFIPDGNRRWAQHRGLPKEDGYGCGIDPGLALYEICKDRGIDEASIYCFTQDNTKRPKAQKLAFTDASVAFAFEIARRGAALLVVGDETSAQFPTVLEEFRTRQGTGMKVNLLINYGWEWDLGGLKDGNLRSNDVSRLDLIVRWGGGRRLSGFLPVQSVYADFYIRDEYWPDFQPQHFENALSWFKRQDRSFGG, encoded by the coding sequence ATGGCAAAAAACCGTACGCCTCGTCATATCGGCTTCATTCCCGATGGTAATCGCCGCTGGGCCCAGCATCGCGGCCTGCCTAAAGAGGATGGGTATGGTTGTGGCATCGACCCGGGACTCGCCTTATATGAAATATGCAAAGATCGCGGAATAGATGAAGCTTCTATTTATTGTTTTACGCAAGACAATACCAAAAGGCCCAAGGCTCAGAAACTTGCTTTTACCGATGCATCCGTGGCATTTGCTTTTGAAATTGCGCGGAGGGGAGCGGCCCTGCTTGTTGTAGGCGATGAGACTTCAGCGCAGTTTCCCACCGTACTGGAAGAATTCAGGACGCGTCAGGGTACAGGCATGAAAGTCAACTTACTTATTAACTATGGCTGGGAATGGGATCTGGGAGGCCTTAAAGATGGCAATTTGCGTTCAAACGACGTTTCGCGCCTGGATCTCATTGTAAGATGGGGAGGAGGGCGTCGTCTGAGCGGCTTTCTGCCGGTGCAATCGGTTTATGCCGATTTCTATATCCGGGACGAATACTGGCCGGATTTCCAGCCTCAGCATTTTGAGAATGCCCTATCCTGGTTCAAGCGACAGGATAGGTCATTTGGCGGATGA
- a CDS encoding ATPase domain-containing protein, with protein MSEKLSIRRLATGVPGLDSLLGGGLPEFSFNLIAGSPGSGKTTLAHQIMFSLATPNNRALFFTVLGEPALKMLRYQQQFPFFEVDKIAESIRFINLSADLMEGNFDRVLMRIAEEVKDFAPSFVFVDSFRSVVQAARQGEQSVFELQRFIQQLGMQMTTWQATTFLIGEYLAPESESSPVFTVADGILWLSQNMHRNSMVRKMQVIKMRGQAQALGLHTFRISDEGIEVFPRAIIEQGTTVESVSIGEKRISLGIPGLDEMLGGGLPAGYSLLVVGPSGSGKTIVATEFLSEGARRGEPGVIAAFEKSPSQLLSNKLSALVKSGKVGVINTRSLDLSIDETLQDLIEMINQMGAKRLVIDSLSGFELALAPEFSEDFRGSLYRMIAQLTNMGVTILMTSELEDRYTDLRFSPFGSAFLADAIIVQRYVELEGQLKRVFSVVKVRGSNHSKDVRLFDITSEGIIIGEALSGYAGILSGKPTISPG; from the coding sequence ATGAGTGAAAAACTGAGCATACGTCGCCTGGCAACGGGCGTACCGGGTCTGGACAGCCTGTTGGGCGGAGGCCTGCCGGAATTTTCGTTTAACCTTATAGCAGGTTCGCCGGGAAGTGGAAAAACGACCCTCGCTCATCAAATCATGTTTTCGTTGGCAACGCCAAATAATCGGGCGCTATTCTTCACGGTACTCGGCGAACCTGCTTTAAAGATGCTTCGTTATCAACAGCAGTTTCCGTTTTTTGAAGTTGATAAAATTGCGGAATCCATTCGCTTCATCAACCTGTCTGCCGATCTCATGGAGGGAAATTTTGACCGCGTATTAATGCGCATTGCGGAAGAGGTGAAAGACTTTGCTCCCAGCTTTGTATTTGTTGATTCTTTTCGATCGGTGGTACAGGCAGCGAGGCAGGGGGAACAGAGCGTGTTCGAACTGCAGCGGTTTATCCAGCAACTGGGCATGCAAATGACGACCTGGCAGGCAACGACATTTTTAATCGGTGAATATCTGGCGCCGGAATCAGAGTCAAGCCCCGTCTTTACAGTGGCGGATGGCATTCTGTGGCTTTCCCAGAATATGCATCGGAATTCAATGGTACGCAAGATGCAAGTGATCAAAATGCGCGGCCAGGCTCAGGCACTGGGTTTGCATACGTTTCGAATCAGTGATGAAGGAATCGAAGTTTTTCCCCGTGCGATTATCGAACAAGGCACAACGGTTGAGTCGGTATCTATCGGCGAGAAACGCATTTCCCTGGGAATACCTGGCCTCGATGAAATGCTTGGTGGCGGCTTGCCAGCGGGATATTCGCTACTCGTGGTCGGGCCATCCGGTTCTGGAAAAACAATAGTGGCAACAGAATTTCTGAGCGAAGGTGCGCGCAGAGGAGAGCCAGGTGTCATTGCGGCGTTTGAGAAGAGCCCAAGCCAATTGCTGAGCAACAAGCTGTCTGCCTTGGTGAAGAGTGGGAAAGTTGGGGTGATTAACACACGCTCCCTGGATTTGTCGATTGACGAAACCTTGCAGGATTTGATTGAAATGATTAATCAAATGGGGGCAAAGCGGCTCGTCATTGACTCCTTGTCCGGATTTGAGTTGGCACTGGCACCCGAGTTTAGCGAAGATTTTCGCGGATCGCTGTACAGGATGATTGCCCAGCTTACTAACATGGGCGTGACCATATTAATGACCTCTGAACTGGAAGATCGTTACACTGATTTGCGCTTCAGTCCGTTTGGAAGTGCTTTTCTCGCCGATGCAATTATCGTGCAGCGCTATGTCGAACTCGAAGGCCAGCTCAAACGCGTCTTCTCCGTCGTTAAAGTCCGTGGCAGCAATCACAGTAAGGACGTTCGATTGTTCGATATTACCAGCGAAGGCATCATTATCGGTGAGGCCTTGTCCGGGTATGCCGGCATCCTGTCGGGCAAGCCAACCATCAGCCCTGGTTAG
- a CDS encoding YegP family protein codes for MAGKFEIYKDKAGEFRFRLKASNGQTILASEGYEAKAGCTNGIASVKKNAPDDARYERKTTESGKFRFNLKSGNHQVIGTSESYESESARDNGIESVKKNAPDASISDTTG; via the coding sequence ATGGCTGGGAAATTCGAGATTTATAAAGATAAAGCGGGTGAATTCAGATTCAGATTGAAAGCAAGCAACGGACAAACCATCCTTGCAAGCGAAGGCTACGAGGCTAAAGCCGGCTGCACCAACGGCATAGCATCCGTCAAAAAAAATGCGCCTGACGATGCGCGCTATGAGCGCAAAACAACCGAAAGCGGCAAATTCAGGTTCAACCTCAAATCAGGGAATCATCAGGTAATCGGCACGAGCGAGTCTTATGAATCAGAATCTGCTCGAGATAATGGCATCGAGTCGGTCAAGAAAAACGCACCCGATGCTTCGATAAGCGATACCACTGGCTGA
- a CDS encoding putative bifunctional diguanylate cyclase/phosphodiesterase, which translates to MSGNDNDSASDPDESDQPHFSSQHKDRLTASREKDIPRRESAVVDDEAAVLRREKSATAREDAAHLREKAADLREDAAHLREGAAQIREGEAHAREGVATLREGVIRAEDAAQAKRSEDRLRMMQDANAQLVISGIEAHKMTQQVETAKAQLDHLAHHDVLTGLPNRMLLQDRLSYAIELARRQGRQFAMLFMDLDRFKHINDSLGHAVGDQLLQSVARRLVRCMRHSDTVSRQGGDEFVVLLSTIKHPDDAAISAQKILTALAVPHLIGELELHVSVSIGISIYPDDGRDAEALTKSADTAMYHAKENGRDNYKFFEQAMNIRAVQRQSIEVGLRRALERQEFVLHYQPKINLHSNLIVGVEALIRWQHPERGLMPPLQFLPIAEDCGLILPIGRWVLREACLQAQAWIRIGLRPITIAVNTSALEFNATDFLENIRATLDDTGLEPRYLELELTESVLMRDAEFTDSILHGLADLGVKLAIDDFGTGYSSLSYLRQFPIDTLKIDQSFVSRITSSPDDATIVSAVINMSKSLKLRVIAEGVETPEQRTFLLAQHCDEGQGYYFSHPITAEALTTLLQTGIKPAPHI; encoded by the coding sequence ATGAGCGGAAATGACAATGACAGCGCTTCTGACCCCGACGAATCAGATCAACCGCACTTTTCAAGCCAGCACAAGGATAGGTTGACAGCTTCTCGGGAAAAGGATATCCCACGCAGGGAAAGTGCTGTCGTTGACGATGAGGCGGCTGTTTTGCGGCGCGAAAAATCCGCTACCGCACGGGAAGACGCCGCGCATTTGCGTGAAAAAGCCGCCGACTTACGCGAAGATGCTGCCCATCTGCGCGAAGGAGCGGCACAGATACGGGAAGGGGAAGCCCACGCACGAGAAGGGGTGGCCACCTTGCGTGAGGGGGTAATCCGCGCCGAAGATGCGGCACAGGCAAAAAGGTCCGAAGATCGCTTGAGGATGATGCAGGACGCGAACGCACAGCTGGTCATCTCTGGAATTGAAGCCCATAAAATGACCCAGCAAGTCGAAACCGCTAAAGCTCAGCTGGATCATCTGGCCCACCATGATGTTCTTACCGGTTTACCTAATCGAATGCTCCTGCAGGACCGGCTTAGCTACGCGATTGAGCTGGCCCGTCGCCAAGGTCGGCAATTTGCGATGCTGTTCATGGATCTGGATCGATTTAAACACATCAACGATTCCCTGGGACATGCGGTTGGCGACCAGCTGCTACAGTCGGTTGCACGCCGCCTGGTGCGTTGTATGCGCCATTCGGATACTGTCAGTCGGCAGGGTGGCGACGAATTCGTGGTGCTGCTTTCTACTATCAAGCATCCAGACGACGCGGCAATCAGTGCACAAAAAATACTTACTGCGCTAGCTGTTCCACATCTCATCGGTGAGCTTGAGCTCCACGTGTCGGTAAGTATCGGCATCAGCATTTACCCAGACGACGGGCGGGACGCGGAAGCCCTGACCAAAAGTGCGGACACGGCGATGTACCACGCCAAGGAAAATGGACGCGATAATTACAAATTCTTCGAGCAGGCCATGAATATTCGGGCCGTTCAGCGTCAGTCGATCGAGGTCGGTCTGCGCCGAGCACTGGAACGGCAGGAATTCGTGCTGCACTATCAGCCAAAAATAAATCTTCACAGCAACTTGATTGTCGGTGTCGAGGCGCTTATTCGCTGGCAGCATCCGGAACGAGGGCTGATGCCGCCATTGCAGTTCTTACCCATCGCCGAAGACTGCGGGTTAATCCTGCCCATTGGCCGATGGGTTCTGCGCGAAGCCTGTCTTCAGGCCCAAGCCTGGATACGGATTGGCTTGCGGCCGATCACCATTGCAGTCAATACCTCTGCACTCGAGTTCAACGCCACGGATTTTCTGGAAAATATACGCGCGACGCTTGACGATACGGGCCTGGAGCCGCGCTATCTGGAGCTCGAACTGACCGAAAGCGTCCTTATGCGGGATGCCGAGTTTACCGATTCCATACTGCATGGACTCGCAGACCTGGGCGTCAAGCTCGCGATCGATGACTTCGGCACAGGCTATTCCAGCCTCAGCTATTTGAGGCAGTTTCCGATCGATACCCTGAAGATCGACCAGTCGTTCGTGAGCCGAATTACCAGCAGCCCGGACGATGCCACCATTGTCAGCGCCGTAATCAACATGAGCAAAAGCCTCAAGCTGCGCGTCATCGCGGAAGGCGTGGAAACACCAGAACAGCGTACATTTCTTCTGGCTCAGCATTGCGATGAGGGCCAAGGCTATTATTTCAGCCATCCGATAACGGCAGAGGCGCTCACCACCTTATTGCAAACCGGTATTAAACCTGCCCCTCACATTTGA